In Geotalea uraniireducens, the genomic window ATTTCCTGCTCCAGTTCAGCCAGGTAGCCCGCGGCGCTCTGCGGCGGAGTGTCGCGGCCGTCCAAAAGCGGGTGAATAAAGACGTCGGCCAGTCCCTGGCGCCTGGCCATTTCCAGCAAGGCATAGAGATGGGTGTTGTGCGAGTGAACGCCGCCGTCCGAAAGTAAGCCCGCCAGATGCAGTCGGCCGCCGGCCGCCTTGGTGCGGGCCAGGCAGTCGAGCAGTACCGGGTTGGTGAAAAAGTCGCCATCCTGAATCGCCTTGGTGATCCTGGTCAGGTCCTGGTAGACGATTCGCCCGGCGCCGATGTTGAGGTGTCCGACCTCCGAGTTTCCCATCTGGCCATCCGGCAGGCCGACCGCCATACCGGAGGTCCGCATCTCGACGCAGGGGTAGGTGGCGCACAGCTCGTTCATATGGGGGGTATGGGCGAGGGCTACGGCGTTATTGGCCTCAAGCGGATTGATCCCCCAGCCGTCGAGGATCATCAGCAGCAACGGTTTCGGCATTTCTCCTCCTCAGTATTGAAAAAACATGTGCCTGCAGCGGGTCGGTAGTCGTGGGGAAAATCAGTGGATGTGCGGCAAATCGACCGGCCCTGGCGATCAGCGGCGCTAATCAGTGGTGGTACGGTTCGCCGTTGAGAATGGTGAATGCCCGATAGAGCTGCTCCAGTAGCACCACCCGGACCATCTGGTGGGTCAGGGTCAGTCGGGAGAGGGCGATGACCTTGTCGGCCCGGGCGCGAAAGGCGTCGCTGAAACCGTAGGCGCCACCGACGGCAAATGCCAGTTCGGGAACGGCGTTGTCCCGTTGTCGGCCGATGAAAGCCGCCAGTTCCGGCGAGGTCAGCTGGCTGCCGCGCTCGTCGAGCAGGATCAGGCGGCTGTTCTTCGGCAGGAGCCGCTCCAGCCGCTCGCACTCCCGGCTGCGCAGCGCCAGCTCGGCAGCTCCCTTCTCTTCCCGGGCCTCGGCCAGCTCCAGGGGGGCGTAGCGTCTGATCCTCCCCGCATATTCGTCAATGCCCCGCTTCAGCCATTCCTCCTGGGTCTTGCCGACCCAGAGGACCCGCAACTTCACTCGGTGCCCCCCTCTTTTCCTTCCCAGAGGTATTCGGCGGGAATTTCCACGGGGAGTGCCGCGGCCCAGAGCTCGTCGAGATTGTAGTAGCGGCGCAGGTCATCGCGGAAAATATGCACGATCACATCACCGTAATCGATGACGATCCAGTTGCCCTCCTTCAGCCCTTCGATGTCGATGGCCTTGCCGAATTTCTTGAGCCCCTTCTTGACCGAATCGGCGATGGCCTGGGTCTGCTTGTCCGACAAGCCGGTGGCCAGCACCAGGTAGTCGGCGATCGAAGAGAGCCGGCCGATTTCCAGGACCTTCACGTCGAGGGCCTTTTTGTCGAGGGCGAATCTGGCGCATTGCACGGCCCGTTCCCGGGAGGTGAGCGTCGGTTTATCGGTCATCAGTATAAATCCCCTGTTCTTTGATATAGTGTTCGACCGCCTCCGGCACCAGGTACCTGATCGATCGGTTGAGACGGGCGAGGCTGCGGATGGAGCTGGAAGAGATGTCGAGGGGAATGCCGGTCAGGTAATAGACCGAATATCCCGAGCGGTGGGCCAGCCGATGTTCGGCGGCATGATAGCAAAACTGCGTGGCGATGGCAACCGGCAGCGCCGCCGTGAAATCGGTGATTGCTGCCCCCGGCCGTTCGACGACGACGATGTTGCCGGCGGCGAAGATGGCGGCGTATTCATGCCAGGCACCGATGTCGAGGAACGAGTCGCTGCCGACGATGAAGAAGAACTCGTCGCCGGTGGCCTCGGCGCGCAACGCCCGCAGAGTATCGATGGAGTACGACGGCCCTTCCCGTTCCCCTTCGATGGTGGAGACGGTGAAGGCCGGAGCGTCGGCGATGGCGAGGCGCACCATCTCGCACCGGGTTTCGAACGGCAGTTCCCCCACCATCGGCTTGTGCGGAGGGGCCGCGGCTGGGATGAAGATCACCCGGTCGAGGGCGAAACGGTCCCTCACCTCCTCGGCAATGCGGAGGTGGGCCAGGTGGATCGGGTTGAAGGTGCCGCCGAGAATACCGGTTTTCATGGGTCGTCTGCGCTGCCGTTCCGGTTACTGTCTAATCTGGCCATCGCCGTAGACGATGAACTTGGTGGTGGTCAGGTCTTCCAGGCCCATCGGGCCGAAAGAGTGGAGCTTGGTGGTCGAAATGCCGATTTCGGCCCCGAGCCCCAACTGGTTGCCGTCGGCAAAACGGGTCGAGGCGTTGACCAGGACCGTGCTGGAATTGACTTCGCGGATGAAGCGCTGGGCCGCGGCATAGTCGCTGGTGACGATCGCTTCGGTGTGCAGCGAGCCGTAGCGGTTGATGTGGGCCACCGCCTCGTCCAGATCGTCGACCACCCGGCAGGCGAGGATCAGATCGAGGTACTCGGCATGCCAGTCCTCTTCGGTGGCTGGGGTCGCCGCCGGGTTGAACTGGCGGAAACAGTCGTCGCCCCGCAGTTCGACCTGGAGATTGCCGAGGGTTTCACTGATCCGCGGGATGAACGTTTCGGCGATGTCCTTGTGGATGAGCAGCGTTTCCAAGGCGTTGCAGACGCCGGGGCGCTGGGTCTTGCCGTTGACCACGATCCGTTCGGCCATGGTGAACTCGGCGCTGGCGTCGACAAAGACATGACAGACCCCTTTGTAGTGCTTGATGACCGGGATCTTGGAGTGTTCGACGACGAAGCGGATCAGGCTTTCACCGCCACGGGGGATGATCAGGTCGATCGATTCCTCCTGGCGGAGCATCTCCAGCACCGCTTCCCGCTCGGTGAACGGGATGACCGACAGGGCCGCCGCCGGCAGGCCGGCTTTTTCGATCTCCCCGCCAAGAATCCGGGCGATGGCCAGGTTGGAATAAATGGCCTCCGAGCCGCCGCGGAGGATCACCGCATTGCCCGCTTTCAGGCAGAGGGCGGCTGCATCGGCGGTAACGTTGGGACGGGCTTCGTAGATGATCCCGATCACCCCGAGCGGGATGCGCATTTTGCCGACCATCAGCTCGTTGGGCCGCTTCCACATTCTGGTCACTTCACCCACCGGGTCGGGGAGGGCGGCCACCTCGCGCAGGCCGTCGGCCATTGCCTTGATCCGGACCTCATTGAGCATCAGCCGGTCGAGCATGGCCGACGACAACCCCTTCTTCTCGCCCGCTTCAAGGTCGCGGCGGTTCTCTTCGATCAGGTGCGGGGCGTTGTTGATCAGGGCCATGGCCATGTTGCCGAGCAGCTCGTTTTTGGCCGGCGTCGGCAGCTTGGCCAGGGCAATCGCCGCCTGGCGGGCGGCACTGGCGATCGTGCGGATTTTTTCGGCGATGGTCATGTCGAACTTCTCCTCGATGGATCGATACCGCCTAGAGCAGTACCAGGTTGTCGCGGTGGATGATTTCATCCCCGTATTTGTAGCCGAGGATCGCTTCGATTTCGCCGCTGCGGTGGCCGCGGATCAGCTCGA contains:
- the nadD gene encoding nicotinate-nucleotide adenylyltransferase; protein product: MKTGILGGTFNPIHLAHLRIAEEVRDRFALDRVIFIPAAAPPHKPMVGELPFETRCEMVRLAIADAPAFTVSTIEGEREGPSYSIDTLRALRAEATGDEFFFIVGSDSFLDIGAWHEYAAIFAAGNIVVVERPGAAITDFTAALPVAIATQFCYHAAEHRLAHRSGYSVYYLTGIPLDISSSSIRSLARLNRSIRYLVPEAVEHYIKEQGIYTDDR
- the rsfS gene encoding ribosome silencing factor, with the translated sequence MTDKPTLTSRERAVQCARFALDKKALDVKVLEIGRLSSIADYLVLATGLSDKQTQAIADSVKKGLKKFGKAIDIEGLKEGNWIVIDYGDVIVHIFRDDLRRYYNLDELWAAALPVEIPAEYLWEGKEGGTE
- a CDS encoding 23S rRNA (pseudouridine(1915)-N(3))-methyltransferase RlmH: MKLRVLWVGKTQEEWLKRGIDEYAGRIRRYAPLELAEAREEKGAAELALRSRECERLERLLPKNSRLILLDERGSQLTSPELAAFIGRQRDNAVPELAFAVGGAYGFSDAFRARADKVIALSRLTLTHQMVRVVLLEQLYRAFTILNGEPYHH
- a CDS encoding glutamate-5-semialdehyde dehydrogenase, coding for MTIAEKIRTIASAARQAAIALAKLPTPAKNELLGNMAMALINNAPHLIEENRRDLEAGEKKGLSSAMLDRLMLNEVRIKAMADGLREVAALPDPVGEVTRMWKRPNELMVGKMRIPLGVIGIIYEARPNVTADAAALCLKAGNAVILRGGSEAIYSNLAIARILGGEIEKAGLPAAALSVIPFTEREAVLEMLRQEESIDLIIPRGGESLIRFVVEHSKIPVIKHYKGVCHVFVDASAEFTMAERIVVNGKTQRPGVCNALETLLIHKDIAETFIPRISETLGNLQVELRGDDCFRQFNPAATPATEEDWHAEYLDLILACRVVDDLDEAVAHINRYGSLHTEAIVTSDYAAAQRFIREVNSSTVLVNASTRFADGNQLGLGAEIGISTTKLHSFGPMGLEDLTTTKFIVYGDGQIRQ